One genomic region from Mycobacteriales bacterium encodes:
- a CDS encoding diacylglycerol kinase has translation MDVALLVNPTSGKGRGAEVRAAVEERLRAGGAGVRTVVGTDAAHASELAHAAVAEGVDALVAVGGDGMVHLALQAIAGTGTPLGIVPAGTGNDLASSLSLPLDPVAAAALILAGSRRAVDAVRVGERWFGCVLGAGFDSVVNERANRLRWPRGGLRYDLAIAIELPRFRALPFRIVLDGVEERTDAMLVAVGNARSYGAGIRITPDAVLDDGLLDVCVLRPVSKVEFVRTLPKARTGAHVHHPAVTVRRARTVTLESPGVVAYADGERMGPLPLTCECVPGAVQVFAPVSS, from the coding sequence GTGGACGTCGCGCTGCTGGTGAACCCGACGTCCGGCAAGGGCCGGGGCGCCGAGGTGCGCGCCGCCGTCGAGGAACGCCTCCGCGCCGGCGGCGCCGGGGTCCGTACGGTCGTCGGCACCGACGCGGCGCACGCGAGCGAGCTGGCGCACGCGGCGGTCGCGGAGGGCGTCGACGCGCTCGTCGCGGTCGGCGGCGACGGCATGGTGCACCTCGCGCTGCAGGCCATCGCCGGCACCGGGACGCCGTTGGGCATCGTCCCGGCCGGGACCGGCAACGACCTCGCGTCGTCGCTGTCGCTGCCGCTCGACCCGGTCGCGGCGGCGGCGCTGATCCTCGCCGGGAGCCGGCGGGCGGTCGACGCGGTGCGGGTGGGGGAGCGGTGGTTCGGCTGCGTGCTCGGCGCCGGCTTCGACTCCGTCGTCAACGAGCGCGCCAACCGGCTGCGCTGGCCGCGCGGCGGGCTGCGCTACGACCTGGCCATCGCGATCGAGCTGCCGCGGTTCCGGGCGCTGCCGTTCCGGATCGTGCTTGACGGCGTCGAGGAGCGCACCGACGCGATGCTCGTCGCGGTCGGCAACGCCCGGTCGTACGGCGCGGGCATCCGGATCACGCCGGACGCGGTGCTCGACGACGGGCTGCTCGACGTCTGCGTGCTGCGGCCGGTGTCGAAGGTGGAGTTCGTGCGGACGCTGCCGAAGGCGCGGACCGGCGCGCACGTCCACCACCCGGCCGTGACGGTGCGGCGGGCGCGGACGGTGACGCTGGAGAGCCCCGGCGTCGTCGCGTACGCCGACGGGGAGCGGATGGGGCCGCTGCCGCTGACGTGCGAGTGCGTCCCGGGCGCGGTGCAGGTGTTCGCGCCCGTCTCGTCGTAG
- a CDS encoding WYL domain-containing protein has product MSATKLERLVNLLLMLLSARRPVTIEQIRSVVPGYDQGDDETFRRMFERDKEELRDLGVPLETQPVDAWGDELGYRVPRESYELPPIPLEPDEAAAVALAARLWQSAGLADASASALLKLRAAGIDPVATAGIEPRVAARDAAFEPLLAAVRAAQAVSFPYRPSYADAPVERTVEPWGLVHRHGNWYVVGHDRDRGERRVFKLSRVAGEVRRVGRPGAFTVPDGVDLRAEVAPFDNDPATGTAVVRLAPGAAWDVRRAATALTDEPDGWTRAEVPLGDVERFAEWLCGFGPDAVVVSPPEARAAVVERLRRVVA; this is encoded by the coding sequence GTGTCGGCGACGAAGCTGGAGCGGCTGGTCAACCTCCTGCTGATGCTGCTCTCGGCGCGGCGGCCGGTGACGATCGAGCAGATCCGCTCCGTCGTGCCCGGCTACGACCAGGGCGACGACGAGACGTTCCGGCGGATGTTCGAGCGCGACAAGGAGGAGCTGCGCGACCTCGGCGTGCCGCTGGAGACGCAGCCGGTCGACGCGTGGGGCGACGAGCTCGGCTACCGCGTGCCGCGCGAGTCCTACGAGCTGCCGCCGATCCCGCTGGAGCCGGACGAGGCGGCGGCGGTCGCGCTGGCGGCGCGGCTGTGGCAGTCGGCGGGGCTCGCCGACGCGAGCGCCAGCGCGTTGCTGAAGCTCCGCGCCGCGGGCATCGACCCGGTCGCCACGGCCGGCATCGAGCCGCGGGTGGCGGCGCGGGACGCGGCGTTCGAGCCGCTGCTGGCGGCGGTGCGCGCGGCGCAGGCGGTGTCGTTCCCCTACCGGCCGTCGTACGCCGACGCGCCGGTGGAGCGCACGGTCGAGCCGTGGGGGCTGGTGCACCGGCACGGCAACTGGTACGTCGTCGGCCACGACCGCGACCGCGGCGAACGCCGCGTGTTCAAGCTGTCGCGGGTCGCGGGCGAGGTGCGGCGCGTGGGCCGGCCGGGGGCGTTCACCGTGCCGGACGGGGTGGACCTGCGCGCCGAGGTGGCGCCGTTCGACAACGACCCGGCGACGGGGACGGCGGTCGTGCGGCTGGCGCCCGGCGCGGCGTGGGACGTGCGGCGCGCGGCGACCGCGCTCACCGACGAGCCGGACGGGTGGACCCGCGCCGAGGTGCCGCTCGGCGACGTCGAACGCTTCGCCGAGTGGCTCTGCGGCTTCGGCCCCGACGCGGTCGTCGTGTCGCCGCCGGAGGCGCGCGCCGCCGTGGTCGAACGCCTGCGCCGGGTGGTCGCGTGA
- a CDS encoding DUF3866 family protein, which produces MREGRVLAVRRAWPGAVELDVTVDGAAAVALAYPALVGDPEPGDRALLNTTAVALGLGTGGYHLVVALPDRPPPDAPPAGHLVKARYTPLQATVLGVSEPASPWSAALAAATSVDGMPVVVADLHSALPAVLAGIAERRPGTRVAYVMTDGGALPLWFSRTVAAVRPALAGTVTAGQAFGGDLEAVTLHEALLAARVALGAEVAVVTQGPGNLGVGTPWGFSGVAAGDAVNAVAAVGGRPVASLRISAADPRERHRGVSHHSRTAYGRVALARADVVVPDLPEPLAGEVAADLRDSGIAARHDVVRVDATGLREALRDSGFPLSTMGRGLDEDEAYFVAAAAAGRHAAGLL; this is translated from the coding sequence ATGCGCGAGGGCCGCGTCCTGGCGGTGCGGCGCGCGTGGCCCGGCGCGGTCGAGCTGGATGTCACGGTCGACGGCGCCGCGGCGGTCGCGCTCGCGTACCCCGCGCTCGTCGGCGACCCGGAGCCGGGCGACCGCGCGCTGCTCAACACCACCGCCGTCGCGCTCGGCCTCGGCACCGGCGGCTACCACCTCGTCGTCGCGCTGCCCGACCGCCCGCCGCCCGACGCGCCGCCCGCCGGGCACCTGGTCAAGGCCAGGTACACGCCGTTGCAGGCCACCGTCCTCGGCGTCTCCGAGCCCGCCTCGCCGTGGTCCGCCGCGCTCGCCGCCGCCACGAGCGTCGACGGGATGCCGGTCGTCGTCGCCGACCTGCACTCCGCGCTGCCGGCCGTCCTCGCCGGGATCGCCGAACGCCGCCCCGGCACCCGGGTCGCCTACGTCATGACCGACGGCGGCGCGCTGCCGCTGTGGTTCTCCCGCACCGTCGCCGCCGTGCGGCCCGCGCTGGCCGGCACCGTGACGGCGGGGCAGGCGTTCGGCGGCGACCTCGAGGCGGTGACGCTGCACGAGGCGCTGCTCGCCGCGCGGGTGGCGCTCGGCGCCGAGGTCGCGGTCGTCACCCAGGGCCCCGGCAACCTCGGCGTCGGCACGCCGTGGGGGTTCTCCGGCGTCGCCGCCGGCGACGCGGTCAACGCCGTCGCCGCCGTCGGCGGCCGGCCCGTCGCGAGCCTGCGCATCTCGGCCGCCGACCCGCGCGAGCGTCACCGCGGCGTCAGCCACCACAGCCGCACCGCGTACGGTCGCGTCGCGCTCGCCCGCGCCGACGTCGTCGTGCCCGACCTGCCGGAGCCGCTCGCCGGGGAGGTCGCCGCCGACCTGCGCGACAGCGGCATCGCCGCCCGCCACGACGTCGTCCGCGTCGACGCCACCGGGCTGCGGGAGGCGTTGCGGGACAGCGGGTTCCCGCTGTCGACGATGGGGCGGGGGCTGGACGAGGACGAGGCGTACTTCGTCGCCGCCGCGGCCGCCGGCCGGCACGCGGCCGGGCTGCTGTGA
- a CDS encoding FKBP-type peptidyl-prolyl cis-trans isomerase: MRRAPAVLTAALAAVLLTACAGEDRAQTRTTPAAVVPSDRPKITVPSGPPPTRLVTKDIRTGTGALALPGKVVTVHYVGALYRNGKEFDASWDRGHPFTFRLGNQDVIPGWDQGVLSMHVGGRRELIIPPDLAYGAEGRPPEIPPSSTLIFVVDLISVSGDVGGADGAQ, encoded by the coding sequence GTGCGCCGCGCCCCTGCCGTCCTGACCGCCGCCCTCGCCGCCGTGCTGCTGACGGCCTGCGCGGGGGAGGACCGCGCGCAGACGCGGACCACGCCGGCGGCGGTCGTGCCGAGCGACCGGCCGAAGATCACGGTCCCGTCCGGCCCGCCGCCGACGCGGCTCGTCACCAAGGACATCCGCACCGGCACCGGCGCCCTCGCGCTGCCCGGCAAGGTCGTCACCGTCCACTACGTCGGCGCGCTCTACCGCAACGGCAAGGAGTTCGACGCGTCCTGGGACCGCGGCCACCCGTTCACGTTCCGGCTCGGCAACCAGGACGTCATCCCCGGCTGGGACCAGGGCGTCCTGAGCATGCACGTCGGCGGCCGCCGCGAGCTGATCATCCCGCCTGACCTCGCCTACGGCGCCGAGGGACGCCCCCCGGAAATCCCGCCGAGCTCCACGTTGATCTTCGTGGTGGACTTGATCAGCGTCTCGGGTGACGTGGGCGGCGCCGACGGAGCGCAGTGA
- a CDS encoding adenylate/guanylate cyclase domain-containing protein, with protein sequence MSEPPPVRRVLVGVGLRIFGANLLGAVLAFVYLAWVSPFPPSITPERRAHITRVNVVVFTAFMTLMGAVVSLLMDRWLRRESQWATDGRPPSPDEVERMLRLPHRLLVLPGIVWVLASATFALLQLRFDVGWVIVARVGTSIALGGVITSTLTYLLAERALRPVSALVLSYGVLDRPRAPGILPRVVVSWLLSSALPLFSVGLTQAFRTPDERRHLAGPVWFLVVVGLVVGATAMVVAAKSVSEPISDVRAALGEVQRGRLEVSVPVKDASEVGLLQTGFNAMVAGLRERRRLQDIFGRHVGEEVARQALDRGVELGGETRDVSVLFADVIGSTSLAQALPAEELVRALNAFFGAVVASVREEGGWVNKFDGDGALCVFGAPGDLPGHRAAALRAARRLRDRLAALRAETGIEAGIGVSSGPATAGNVGAEERFEYTVIGDPVNEAARLTEAAKAHPARVLASEPSVRGAGDEAAAWARAGAETLRGRAAPTTYYAPS encoded by the coding sequence GTGAGCGAGCCGCCGCCGGTCCGCCGGGTGCTCGTCGGCGTCGGCCTGCGCATCTTCGGCGCGAACCTCCTCGGCGCCGTCCTCGCGTTCGTCTACCTGGCCTGGGTGTCGCCGTTCCCGCCGTCGATCACGCCCGAACGCCGCGCCCACATCACGCGCGTCAACGTCGTGGTGTTCACGGCGTTCATGACCCTGATGGGGGCGGTCGTCAGCCTGCTCATGGACCGCTGGCTGCGGCGCGAGTCGCAGTGGGCGACCGACGGCCGCCCGCCGTCACCGGACGAGGTGGAGCGGATGCTGCGGCTCCCGCACCGGCTGCTCGTGCTGCCGGGGATCGTCTGGGTGCTGGCGTCGGCGACGTTCGCGCTGCTCCAGCTCCGCTTCGACGTCGGCTGGGTCATCGTCGCGCGCGTCGGCACCAGCATCGCGCTCGGCGGCGTCATCACCTCGACGCTGACGTACCTGCTCGCCGAGCGCGCGCTGCGGCCGGTGTCCGCGCTCGTGCTCTCCTACGGCGTCCTCGACCGCCCGCGCGCGCCCGGCATCCTGCCGCGCGTCGTCGTGTCCTGGCTGCTGTCGTCGGCGCTGCCGCTGTTCTCGGTCGGGCTGACCCAGGCGTTCCGCACGCCCGACGAGCGCCGCCACCTGGCCGGGCCGGTGTGGTTCCTCGTCGTCGTCGGGCTGGTCGTCGGCGCGACCGCGATGGTGGTCGCCGCGAAGTCGGTGAGCGAGCCGATCTCCGACGTCCGCGCCGCGCTCGGCGAGGTGCAGCGCGGGCGGCTCGAGGTCTCCGTGCCGGTGAAGGACGCGTCCGAGGTCGGCCTGCTCCAGACCGGCTTCAACGCCATGGTGGCCGGCCTGCGCGAACGCCGCCGCCTCCAGGACATCTTCGGCCGCCACGTCGGCGAGGAGGTCGCCCGCCAGGCCCTCGACCGCGGCGTCGAGCTCGGCGGCGAGACCCGCGATGTCAGCGTGCTGTTCGCTGACGTCATCGGCTCCACGTCGCTCGCCCAGGCGCTCCCCGCCGAGGAGCTGGTGCGCGCGCTGAACGCGTTCTTCGGCGCCGTCGTCGCGAGCGTGCGCGAGGAGGGCGGCTGGGTGAACAAGTTCGACGGCGACGGCGCGCTCTGCGTCTTCGGCGCCCCCGGCGACCTGCCCGGCCACCGCGCCGCCGCCCTGCGCGCCGCGCGGCGCCTGCGCGACCGGCTCGCCGCGCTGCGCGCCGAGACCGGCATCGAGGCCGGCATCGGCGTCTCCTCCGGCCCGGCCACGGCCGGCAACGTTGGCGCCGAGGAGCGGTTCGAGTACACCGTCATCGGCGACCCGGTGAACGAGGCCGCGCGGCTCACCGAGGCCGCCAAGGCGCACCCGGCGCGGGTGCTCGCCAGCGAGCCGTCGGTGCGTGGCGCGGGCGACGAGGCGGCGGCCTGGGCGCGCGCCGGGGCCGAGACGCTGCGCGGGCGGGCCGCGCCGACGACGTACTACGCGCCGTCCTGA
- a CDS encoding WYL domain-containing protein, producing the protein MSRTASRLARVLALVPYLQQHPGIAMAEAADVFGVSERQLRDDLDLLFFCGLPGYTPGDLIEVSYEGDRITVGNADTMARPLTLTPEEALALVVAARALASEPGLVERDALDRALAKLEAACASAMESTAGRVEVSLDEAGETLAAVERAVERRRRMHLRYHNPGRDEVSERDVDPMRVLNVEGRWYLEAWCRRVEDVRLFRLDRVLDAVELDLPAEVPSDVAPRDVADGLYVAAPSDPLVELELTRDARWVADYYPHESVTELDGGAVRVALRVHDDGWLRRLLLRLGPAARVVTPAGLADDVRATAAAALAAYGA; encoded by the coding sequence GTGAGCCGCACCGCGAGCCGGCTGGCGCGGGTGCTCGCGCTGGTGCCGTACCTCCAGCAGCACCCCGGCATCGCCATGGCCGAGGCGGCGGACGTGTTCGGTGTGAGCGAGCGGCAGCTCCGCGACGACCTGGACCTGCTGTTCTTCTGCGGGCTCCCCGGCTACACGCCCGGCGACCTGATCGAGGTGTCGTACGAGGGCGACCGGATCACGGTCGGCAACGCCGACACGATGGCGCGGCCGCTGACGCTCACGCCCGAGGAGGCGCTGGCGCTCGTCGTCGCCGCGCGGGCGCTCGCGTCCGAGCCGGGGCTGGTCGAACGCGACGCGCTCGACCGGGCGCTCGCCAAGCTGGAGGCCGCCTGCGCGTCCGCGATGGAGTCGACCGCCGGGCGGGTCGAGGTGTCGCTGGACGAGGCCGGGGAGACCCTCGCCGCCGTCGAACGCGCCGTCGAACGCCGCCGCCGCATGCACCTGCGCTACCACAACCCCGGCCGCGACGAGGTCTCCGAGCGCGACGTCGACCCGATGCGCGTGCTCAACGTCGAGGGCCGCTGGTACCTCGAGGCCTGGTGCCGGCGGGTCGAGGACGTCCGGCTGTTCCGGCTCGACCGCGTCCTCGACGCCGTCGAGCTCGACCTGCCCGCCGAGGTGCCGTCCGACGTGGCACCCCGCGACGTCGCCGACGGCCTCTACGTCGCCGCCCCCAGCGACCCCCTCGTGGAGCTGGAGCTGACCCGCGACGCCCGCTGGGTCGCCGACTACTACCCGCACGAGTCCGTCACCGAGCTCGACGGCGGCGCCGTCCGCGTCGCCCTGCGCGTCCACGACGACGGCTGGCTGCGCCGCCTGCTGCTCCGGCTCGGCCCCGCCGCCCGCGTCGTCACGCCCGCCGGCCTCGCCGACGACGTCCGCGCCACCGCCGCCGCGGCATTGGCGGCGTACGGCGCCTGA
- a CDS encoding DEAD/DEAH box helicase, translating into MTELDVFAARYAFPLDDFQVAACAALEAGEGVLVAAPTGAGKTVVGEFAVHLALATGQKCFYTTPIKALSNQKYGDLLARHGAHNVGLLTGDNAINGDAPVVVMTTEVLRNMLYASSDALRGLGYVVMDEVHYLSDRYRGAVWEEVIIHLPPSVRLVSLSATVSNTEEFADWLVTVRGHTKVVVEEHRPVPLWQHVLAGNRLLDLFEESGRQVNGALLRLQREERVTAEWGPRRPHRGGHRPRGGVEVPSRVDVVDKLDREGLLPAITFIFSRAGCDAAVQQCLRAGVRLNTPEERARVREYVELRCAELPEEDLAVLGYWEWLDGLERGVAAHHAGLIPTFKECVEELFVRGLVKAVFATETLALGINMPARSVVLERLVKWNGETHADITPGEYTQLTGRAGRRGIDVEGHAVVLWTPGLDPMAVAGLASTRTYPLRSSFRPSYNMAVNLVGSVGRERARKLLESSFAQFQADKAVVGLARQVARNEEALAGYAESMTCHLGDFAEYARLRVALKDREAELARNSAAQRRLAAVRSLEALRPGDVVRVPAGRRAGLAVVLDPGLSPDDDPRPFVLLEDRQVKRLSMVEFPSEVTPLGRVKVPRNFNSRSPQARRDLASSLRALDLPSGGDRPRRARADAADDETIARLRRELRAHPCHGCAEREDHARWAERWHKLRRDTTVLQQKVRGRTGSIARTFDRVVALLESLGYVAGDDVTATGRMLAQVYNESDLLVVECLRSGLWDALTPPELAACASVLVYETRGPGETTPKIPGGAVRDTLGEMQRVWSRLKAAEEDQHLDFLREPDPGFAWAAHRWASGARLEAVLTESDLTAGDFVRWAKMLLDLLSQVADVAEGSPVRSTARAALASLRRGVVAYSSVV; encoded by the coding sequence ATGACCGAGCTCGACGTTTTCGCCGCTCGGTACGCGTTCCCGCTGGACGACTTCCAGGTCGCCGCCTGCGCCGCGCTGGAGGCGGGCGAGGGCGTGCTGGTGGCCGCGCCGACCGGCGCGGGGAAGACCGTCGTCGGCGAGTTCGCGGTGCACCTGGCGCTCGCGACCGGGCAGAAGTGCTTCTACACGACGCCGATCAAGGCGCTGTCGAACCAGAAGTACGGCGACCTGCTCGCCCGCCACGGCGCCCACAACGTGGGCCTGCTCACCGGCGACAACGCCATCAACGGCGACGCCCCGGTCGTGGTGATGACGACCGAGGTCCTGCGCAACATGCTCTACGCGTCCTCCGACGCGCTCCGCGGCCTCGGCTACGTCGTGATGGACGAGGTCCACTACCTCTCCGACCGCTACCGCGGCGCCGTGTGGGAGGAGGTGATCATCCACCTGCCGCCCTCGGTGCGGCTCGTCTCCCTCTCCGCGACGGTGAGCAACACGGAGGAGTTCGCGGACTGGCTGGTCACCGTCCGCGGCCACACCAAGGTCGTGGTGGAGGAGCACCGGCCGGTCCCGCTGTGGCAGCACGTGCTGGCCGGCAACCGGCTGCTCGACCTGTTCGAGGAGAGCGGCCGCCAGGTCAACGGCGCGCTGCTCCGGCTGCAGCGCGAGGAGCGGGTGACCGCCGAGTGGGGGCCGCGCCGCCCGCACCGCGGCGGGCACCGGCCGCGCGGCGGCGTCGAGGTGCCGAGCCGGGTCGACGTGGTCGACAAGCTGGACCGGGAGGGGCTGCTCCCGGCCATCACGTTCATCTTCAGCCGGGCCGGCTGCGACGCGGCGGTGCAGCAGTGCCTGCGCGCGGGCGTGCGGCTGAACACGCCGGAGGAGCGGGCGCGGGTCCGCGAGTACGTCGAGCTGCGCTGCGCGGAGCTGCCCGAGGAGGACCTCGCCGTCCTCGGCTACTGGGAGTGGCTGGACGGGCTGGAGCGCGGCGTCGCGGCGCACCACGCCGGGCTGATCCCGACGTTCAAGGAGTGCGTCGAGGAGCTGTTCGTGCGCGGCTTGGTGAAGGCCGTGTTCGCCACCGAGACGCTGGCGCTGGGCATCAACATGCCGGCGCGCTCGGTGGTGCTGGAACGCCTGGTGAAGTGGAACGGCGAGACGCACGCCGACATCACGCCCGGCGAGTACACGCAGCTCACCGGCCGGGCCGGGCGGCGCGGCATCGACGTCGAGGGGCACGCGGTCGTGCTCTGGACGCCGGGCCTGGACCCGATGGCGGTGGCCGGCCTCGCGTCGACCCGGACGTACCCGCTGCGGTCGTCGTTCCGGCCGTCGTACAACATGGCCGTCAACCTCGTCGGCTCGGTCGGCCGGGAGCGGGCGCGCAAGCTGCTGGAGAGCTCGTTCGCGCAGTTCCAGGCGGACAAGGCGGTCGTCGGGCTGGCCCGGCAGGTCGCGCGCAACGAGGAGGCGCTGGCCGGCTACGCGGAGTCGATGACCTGCCACCTCGGCGACTTCGCGGAGTACGCGCGGCTGCGCGTCGCGCTCAAGGACCGCGAGGCGGAGCTGGCCCGCAACTCGGCGGCGCAGCGCCGGCTGGCCGCCGTGCGGTCGCTGGAGGCGTTGCGGCCGGGCGACGTGGTGCGGGTGCCGGCCGGGCGGCGGGCCGGGCTCGCGGTGGTGCTCGACCCGGGGCTGTCGCCGGACGACGACCCGAGGCCGTTCGTGCTGCTGGAGGACCGGCAGGTCAAGCGGCTGTCGATGGTGGAGTTCCCCAGCGAGGTCACCCCGCTCGGCCGCGTGAAGGTGCCGCGCAACTTCAACTCCCGCTCGCCGCAGGCGCGCCGCGACCTGGCGTCGTCGCTGCGCGCGCTGGACCTGCCGTCCGGCGGCGACCGGCCGCGCCGCGCCCGCGCCGACGCCGCGGACGACGAGACGATCGCGCGGCTGCGCCGCGAGCTGCGCGCCCACCCCTGCCACGGCTGCGCCGAGCGCGAGGACCACGCGCGGTGGGCGGAGCGGTGGCACAAGCTGCGCCGCGACACGACCGTGCTCCAGCAGAAGGTGCGCGGCCGGACCGGCTCGATCGCGCGGACGTTCGACCGGGTCGTGGCACTGCTCGAGTCGCTCGGCTACGTCGCCGGCGACGACGTCACCGCGACCGGCCGGATGCTCGCGCAGGTCTACAACGAGAGCGACCTGCTGGTCGTGGAGTGCCTGCGGTCGGGGCTGTGGGACGCGCTCACCCCGCCGGAGCTGGCCGCGTGCGCGTCGGTGCTCGTCTACGAGACGCGCGGCCCGGGCGAGACGACGCCGAAGATCCCCGGTGGCGCGGTGCGCGACACGCTGGGGGAGATGCAGCGGGTCTGGTCGCGGCTGAAGGCGGCCGAGGAGGACCAGCACCTGGACTTCCTGCGCGAGCCGGACCCCGGCTTCGCCTGGGCCGCGCACCGCTGGGCGTCCGGCGCGCGCCTGGAGGCGGTGCTGACCGAGAGCGACCTGACGGCCGGCGACTTCGTGCGCTGGGCGAAGATGCTGCTCGACCTGTTGTCGCAGGTGGCGGACGTGGCGGAGGGATCGCCGGTACGCTCGACAGCACGCGCGGCGCTCGCGTCGTTGCGGCGGGGCGTGGTCGCGTACTCGTCCGTCGTCTGA
- the tatA gene encoding Sec-independent protein translocase subunit TatA: MNLPQGWELILILLVLVLLFGSKKLPDMARSLGRSARILKAETKGLREDESKPSALPAGTTAESDADREAREFQEFQQWKAAQRTTKTDQR; encoded by the coding sequence ATGAACTTGCCCCAAGGGTGGGAGCTCATCCTCATTCTGCTCGTGCTCGTGCTGCTGTTCGGGTCGAAGAAGCTCCCCGACATGGCGCGCTCGCTCGGGCGGTCGGCACGCATCCTCAAGGCCGAGACCAAGGGCCTGCGCGAGGACGAGAGCAAGCCCTCGGCGCTGCCCGCGGGCACGACGGCCGAGAGCGACGCCGACCGCGAGGCGCGGGAGTTCCAGGAGTTCCAGCAGTGGAAGGCCGCGCAGCGGACCACCAAGACCGACCAGCGCTGA
- the tatC gene encoding twin-arginine translocase subunit TatC, translating to MADTARLSRPRRRAAHPDDARMTLVEHLTELRNRLVKSALAIALGVIVAYLFFPRIFEFLQHPYCALPADKRLGGDDCRLIVTGVLDQFVVRMKVSLIAGCTLSSPVWLWQLWAFVTPGLHPRERKWALPFVVSSLALFAAGAAFSYYTLQNGLSFLLGIGGNGVTSLLTVDKYLSFVTLMLLAFGVSFEFPILMIFLNIVGVTPTDKLRKWRRGMWFGLSVFAAVITPSQDPITFLLMWVPLCAFYEVVIVFGRLRDRVRRRHPDEDATDNWADDEVSTV from the coding sequence ATGGCCGACACCGCGCGCCTGAGCCGCCCCCGGCGCCGGGCCGCGCACCCCGACGACGCGCGGATGACGCTGGTCGAGCACCTCACCGAGCTGCGCAACCGCCTGGTCAAGAGCGCGCTCGCCATCGCCCTCGGCGTGATCGTGGCGTACCTGTTCTTCCCGCGGATCTTCGAGTTCCTCCAGCACCCCTACTGCGCGCTGCCGGCCGACAAGCGGCTCGGGGGCGACGACTGCCGGCTCATCGTCACCGGCGTGCTGGACCAGTTCGTGGTCCGCATGAAGGTGTCGCTCATCGCCGGCTGCACGCTGTCGTCGCCGGTCTGGCTCTGGCAGCTCTGGGCGTTCGTGACGCCCGGCCTGCACCCGCGCGAGCGGAAGTGGGCGCTGCCGTTCGTCGTGTCGTCGCTGGCGCTGTTCGCGGCCGGCGCGGCGTTCTCGTACTACACGCTCCAGAACGGCCTGAGCTTCCTGCTCGGCATCGGCGGCAACGGCGTGACGTCGCTGCTCACCGTCGACAAGTACCTGTCGTTCGTGACGCTGATGCTGCTGGCGTTCGGCGTGTCGTTCGAGTTCCCGATCCTCATGATCTTCCTGAACATCGTCGGCGTGACGCCCACCGACAAGCTGCGGAAGTGGCGGCGCGGGATGTGGTTCGGGCTGTCGGTGTTCGCCGCGGTCATCACGCCGAGCCAGGACCCGATCACGTTCCTGCTGATGTGGGTGCCGCTCTGCGCGTTCTACGAGGTCGTCATCGTGTTCGGCCGCCTGCGCGACCGGGTGCGCCGCAGGCACCCGGACGAGGACGCGACCGACAACTGGGCCGACGACGAGGTGTCGACCGTCTAG